From Vigna unguiculata cultivar IT97K-499-35 chromosome 5, ASM411807v1, whole genome shotgun sequence, the proteins below share one genomic window:
- the LOC114183163 gene encoding dCTP pyrophosphatase 1-like, with the protein MTGIADEAPVTLDTLKQLMAQFAKERDWDRFHSPRNLLLALVGEVGELSEIFQWKGEVPKGLPDWKEEEKVHLGEELSDVLLYLVRLSDICGVDLGKAALRKVQLNAIKYPAKICKEVVSSVSSTPEENPSTNNGTAPDAD; encoded by the exons ATGACTGGGATTGCCGATGAAGCTCCCGTGACCCTCGACACGCTCAAGCAGTTAATGGCTCAGTTTGCCAAGGAGAGAGACTGGGACCGTTTTCACAGCCCAAGAAACCTTCTCTTGGCTCTG GTGGGTGAAGTAGGAGAATTGTCTGAGATATTTCAGTGGAAAGGAGAGGTTCCAAAGGGTCTTCCAGATTGGAAAGAGGAAGAAAAGGTTCATCTTGGTGAAGAACTTTCTGATGTGTTGCTTTACCTTGTGAGGCTCTCTGACATTTGTGGTGTTGATCTTGGTAAAGCTGCTTTGAGAAAGGTTCAACTCAATGCCATAAAATACCCTGCAAAAATTTGCAAAGAGGTGGTTTCATCAGTTTCAAGCACCCCAGAGGAAAACCCTTCCACCAACAATGGCACTGCCCCTGATGCTGACTGA